Proteins from a single region of Pseudomonas ekonensis:
- a CDS encoding AraC family transcriptional regulator, whose protein sequence is MDRLSTLLTHFGVNAGTFHSGAFCGVSAYGGEQACGHVHLLQAGEVLLKPGNDPELTLNEPTLIFFPRPLAHRLFADESMGTQLVCASLTFDGGSGNALASALPDYLVLKLTDIPELGSTLAWLFKEAFDGHCGREAVMDRLFELLVILLLRHLISRRDQQPGMMAGLADPRLSRALALMHDEPARAWSVAELAAAANQSRAGFAEHFRRVVGQTPLDYLLSWRISLAQKRLREGRPIALIAEEVGYDSPSALARAFRRKTGQSPRQWKAEAR, encoded by the coding sequence ATGGATCGCCTCTCCACCTTGCTCACCCACTTCGGCGTCAATGCCGGCACGTTCCACAGCGGCGCGTTCTGCGGCGTCAGCGCCTACGGCGGCGAACAGGCGTGCGGCCATGTGCACCTGCTGCAGGCCGGCGAGGTGCTGCTCAAGCCCGGCAACGACCCTGAGCTGACGCTCAACGAACCGACTCTGATCTTTTTCCCCCGGCCCTTGGCCCACCGACTGTTCGCCGACGAATCGATGGGCACGCAATTGGTGTGCGCCTCGCTGACGTTCGACGGCGGCTCAGGCAACGCGCTGGCGTCGGCCTTGCCGGACTATCTGGTGCTGAAGCTCACCGACATCCCGGAGCTGGGCAGCACGCTGGCGTGGCTGTTCAAGGAAGCCTTCGACGGCCACTGCGGGCGCGAAGCGGTGATGGACCGGTTGTTCGAACTGCTGGTGATCCTGCTGCTGCGCCACCTCATCAGCCGGCGCGACCAGCAACCGGGGATGATGGCCGGGCTGGCCGATCCCAGGCTGTCGCGGGCGTTGGCGCTGATGCACGACGAGCCCGCCCGGGCCTGGAGCGTGGCCGAGCTGGCGGCGGCCGCCAACCAGTCCCGCGCCGGGTTCGCCGAGCACTTTCGCCGGGTGGTGGGGCAAACGCCGCTGGATTATCTGTTGAGCTGGCGGATCAGCCTGGCGCAGAAGCGCCTGCGCGAGGGCCGGCCGATTGCGCTGATCGCCGAAGAGGTCGGCTACGACAGTCCGTCGGCGCTGGCCCGGGCGTTCCGGCGCAAGACCGGGCAAAGCCCGCGGCAATGGAAGGCCGAGGCCCGTTGA
- a CDS encoding DMT family transporter — MERTSNLPHTALEKTSGWINGFIGVVIFSGSLPATRLAVLEFDPVFLTVARATLAGLLGLCLLWLFRERRPARDQWWPLVIVALGVVLGFPLLTALALQYVTSAHSIVFVGLLPLATAVFGVLRGGERPRPVFWIFSLLGSALVVGFALAQGLSASPTGDLLMLAAILACGLGYAEGAKLSRTLGGWQVICWALVLALPAMAALSLWRMPVSFSGISATAWTCLAYVSLFSMLIGFVFWYRGLAQGGIAAVGQLQLLQPFFGLALAATLVHEQVSLGMLAVTLGVILCVAGAKKFAR; from the coding sequence ATGGAACGAACATCGAACCTGCCCCACACTGCCCTGGAGAAGACCAGCGGCTGGATCAACGGATTCATTGGCGTGGTGATCTTCAGCGGCTCATTGCCGGCCACCCGGCTGGCGGTGCTGGAATTCGACCCGGTGTTCCTCACCGTGGCCCGCGCCACCCTCGCCGGTCTGCTCGGGCTGTGCCTGCTGTGGTTGTTCCGCGAGCGACGCCCGGCGCGCGACCAGTGGTGGCCGCTGGTGATCGTGGCGCTGGGCGTGGTGCTCGGGTTTCCGCTGCTCACGGCGCTCGCCCTGCAATACGTGACGTCGGCCCATTCGATCGTGTTTGTCGGCTTGCTGCCGCTGGCCACGGCGGTGTTCGGCGTGCTGCGCGGCGGCGAGCGGCCGAGGCCGGTGTTCTGGATTTTCTCGTTGCTGGGCAGTGCGCTGGTGGTCGGTTTCGCGCTGGCACAGGGCTTGAGCGCTTCGCCCACCGGCGACCTGCTGATGCTGGCGGCCATCCTGGCCTGCGGGCTGGGTTACGCCGAAGGCGCGAAACTGTCACGCACCCTTGGCGGCTGGCAGGTGATCTGCTGGGCACTCGTGCTGGCGCTGCCGGCGATGGCGGCGCTGAGCCTGTGGCGGATGCCCGTCTCGTTCTCCGGCATCAGCGCCACGGCCTGGACGTGTCTGGCCTACGTGTCGCTGTTCAGCATGCTGATCGGTTTTGTGTTCTGGTACCGCGGGCTGGCCCAGGGCGGGATCGCCGCCGTCGGGCAATTGCAGTTGCTGCAGCCGTTCTTCGGCCTGGCGCTGGCCGCGACGCTGGTGCATGAACAGGTCAGCCTGGGCATGCTGGCCGTGACGCTGGGGGTGATCCTGTGCGTGGCCGGAGCGAAGAAATTCGCCCGCTAG